In Streptomyces sp. NBC_00569, a single genomic region encodes these proteins:
- a CDS encoding thioredoxin domain-containing protein codes for MSQRNSQAAKTAARERLRVERERQAKKEKTKRQVTVAGAIVAVLAIAGGIGFAVMQANKPSYWEAAKDDKLVAPANTSGKNGTTVVVGKDSAKKTLDMYEDPRCPICATFEQTVGSNVDKDVEAGKYKIQYIGATFIDNSDNGEGSKNALSALGAALNVSPEAFLEYKTALYSKANHPEETDDKFKKDAYLIKVANTVDALKNNKAFQKDVEDGTYDKWALTMSQKFDDSDVKGTPTLKMDGKTLTGPDGNAPMTVADYTAAIDKALKA; via the coding sequence ATGAGCCAGAGGAACAGCCAGGCCGCGAAGACGGCCGCCCGAGAGCGGCTTCGCGTCGAGCGCGAGCGGCAGGCCAAGAAGGAGAAGACGAAGCGGCAGGTGACCGTCGCCGGTGCCATCGTCGCCGTCCTGGCGATCGCCGGCGGCATCGGCTTCGCCGTGATGCAGGCCAACAAGCCCAGCTACTGGGAGGCCGCGAAGGACGACAAGCTGGTCGCGCCCGCGAACACGTCGGGCAAGAACGGGACCACGGTCGTCGTCGGCAAGGACAGCGCGAAGAAGACCCTCGACATGTACGAGGACCCGCGCTGCCCGATCTGCGCCACCTTCGAGCAGACCGTCGGCTCGAACGTCGACAAGGACGTCGAGGCCGGCAAGTACAAGATCCAGTACATCGGCGCGACGTTCATCGACAACAGCGACAACGGCGAGGGCTCCAAGAACGCCCTCAGCGCCCTGGGCGCCGCGCTGAACGTCAGCCCGGAGGCGTTCCTCGAGTACAAGACCGCCCTGTACTCGAAGGCGAACCACCCCGAGGAGACGGACGACAAGTTCAAGAAGGACGCCTACCTGATCAAGGTGGCGAACACCGTCGACGCCCTCAAGAACAACAAGGCGTTCCAGAAGGACGTCGAGGACGGCACCTACGACAAGTGGGCGCTGACCATGTCGCAGAAGTTCGACGACAGCGACGTCAAGGGCACGCCGACCCTCAAGATGGACGGCAAGACGCTCACCGGACCCGACGGGAACGCCCCGATGACCGTGGCCGACTACACGGCCGCGATCGACAAGGCCCTCAAGGCCTGA
- a CDS encoding DUF2252 domain-containing protein: protein MSVPQPTAEQRGEQILTVFDTAFGELLAADPAAFRVKFRKMASSAFAFYRGTACLFYADLERERHGGPYLDDRTGRVWIHGDLHAENFGTYMDSTGRLIFNVNDFDEAYVGPFTWDLKRFAASVALIGYSKALSDEQITELVRTYAGAYRERIHALATGAKSDEVPPFTLDTADGPLLDALRDARSLTRFGLLDSMTEIRDFERRFAPGGGSIELDAATRYKVLAAFDGYLETLPESSLTRPDSYRVKDVVGRRGIGIGSAGLPSYNILLEGNSDALENDVVIYLKQAQTPAVSRHITDAAIRDYFQHEGHRTVISQRALQAHADPWLGWTELDGAGQLVAEVSPYAVDLDWSDIDDLEEIAAVVADLGRATAAMHAAADDLSGQSLVPFSTERAIDAAIAADEDGFAGLLVDFAHGYGARASADHQIFVDLFRNGRIPGL, encoded by the coding sequence ATGTCGGTCCCGCAGCCCACCGCTGAGCAGCGCGGCGAGCAGATCCTCACCGTCTTCGACACCGCGTTCGGCGAGCTCCTGGCCGCCGACCCGGCGGCGTTCCGGGTCAAGTTCCGGAAGATGGCCTCGTCCGCGTTCGCCTTCTACCGCGGCACGGCGTGCCTGTTCTACGCGGACCTGGAGCGCGAGCGGCACGGCGGCCCGTACCTGGACGACCGCACGGGCCGGGTGTGGATCCACGGCGATCTGCACGCGGAGAACTTCGGCACGTACATGGACTCCACGGGCCGCCTGATCTTCAATGTGAACGACTTCGACGAGGCGTACGTCGGCCCCTTCACCTGGGACCTCAAGCGTTTCGCCGCCTCTGTGGCACTGATCGGCTACTCCAAGGCGCTCAGCGACGAGCAGATCACCGAGCTGGTGCGCACGTACGCGGGCGCGTACCGCGAGCGGATCCACGCGCTGGCGACGGGCGCGAAGAGCGACGAGGTGCCGCCCTTCACCCTGGACACCGCCGACGGTCCGCTCCTGGACGCGCTGCGCGACGCCCGCTCCCTGACGCGCTTCGGGCTGCTCGACTCGATGACGGAGATCCGTGACTTCGAGCGCCGCTTCGCGCCCGGCGGCGGCTCCATCGAGCTCGACGCGGCCACGCGCTACAAGGTCCTCGCGGCCTTCGACGGGTACCTGGAGACGCTTCCCGAGTCGTCCCTGACCCGCCCCGACTCGTACCGCGTGAAGGACGTCGTGGGGCGGCGCGGCATCGGCATCGGCTCCGCGGGCCTGCCCTCGTACAACATCCTCCTGGAGGGCAACAGCGACGCCCTGGAGAACGATGTCGTGATCTATCTCAAGCAGGCGCAGACGCCGGCCGTTTCGCGGCACATCACCGACGCGGCGATCCGGGACTACTTCCAGCACGAGGGCCACCGCACGGTGATCTCGCAGCGCGCGCTCCAGGCGCACGCCGACCCGTGGCTGGGCTGGACCGAGCTGGACGGCGCGGGGCAGCTGGTCGCCGAGGTGTCTCCGTACGCGGTGGACCTCGACTGGTCGGACATCGACGACCTGGAGGAGATCGCCGCGGTCGTCGCCGACCTCGGCCGGGCCACGGCGGCGATGCACGCGGCGGCCGACGACCTGTCCGGGCAGTCCCTGGTGCCGTTCTCCACGGAGCGGGCCATCGACGCGGCGATCGCGGCGGACGAGGACGGCTTCGCGGGGCTGCTGGTCGACTTCGCGCACGGCTACGGGGCACGCGCGAGTGCGGACCACCAGATCTTCGTGGACCTCTTCCGCAACGGGCGGATCCCGGGCCTTTAG
- the dnaE gene encoding DNA polymerase III subunit alpha codes for MSKPPFTHLHVHTQYSLLDGAARLKDMFNACNEMGMTHIAMSDHGNLHGAYDFFHTAKKSGVVPIIGIEAYVAPESRRNKRKVQWGQPHQKRDDVSGSGGYTHKTIWASNSTGLHNLFKLSSDAYAEGWLQKWPRMDKETISQWSEGLIASTGCPSGELQTRLRLGQFDEALKSAAEYQDIFGKDRYFLELMDHGIEIERRVRDGLLEIGKKLGIPPLVTNDSHYTYAHEATAHDALLCIQTGKNLSDPDRFRFDGTGYYLKTTDEMYAVDSSDAWQEGCANTLLVAEQIDTTGMFEKRDLMPKFDIPEGFTEVTWFQEEVRVGMERRYPGGVPEDRQKQAEYEMDIIIQMGFPGYFLVVADFIMWAKNNGIAVGPGRGSAAGSIVAYAMGITDLDPITHGLIFERFLNPERVSMPDVDIDFDERRRVEVIRYVTEKYGADKVAMIGTYGKIKAKNAIKDSARVLGYPYAMGDRLTKAMPADVLGKGIDLSGITDPAHPRYSEAGEIRGMYENEPDVKKVIDTAKGVEGLVRQMGVHAAGVIMSSEPIVDHAPIWVRHSDGVTITQWDYPQCESLGLLKMDFLGLRNLTIMDDAVKMVKANKGIDLEMLSLPLDDPKTYEMLCRGDTLGVFQFDGGPMRSLLRQMQPDNFEDISAVSALYRPGPMGMNSHTNYAERKNGRQEITPIHPELEEPLKETLGLTYGLIVYQEQVQKAAQIIAGYSLGEADILRRVMGKKKPEELEKNFVLFQAGAKKKGFSDAAIQALWDVLVPFAGYAFNKAHSSAYGLVTYWTAYLKANYPAEYMAALLTSVKDDKDKSAVYLNECRRMGIKVLPPNVNESEHNFAAQGDDVILFGLSAVRNVGTNVVESIIRSRKAKGKYASFPDYLDKVEAAACNKRTTESLIKAGAFDTMGHTRKGLTAQYEPMIDNVVQVKRKEAEGQFDLFGGMGEEDSSEPGFGLDVEFSEDEWEKTYLLAQEREMLGLYVSDHPLFGLEHVLSDKADAGIGQLTGGDYSDGSIVTIGGIISGLQRKMTKQGNAWAIATVEDLAGSIECMFFPATYQLVSTQLVEDAVVFVKGRLDKREDVPRLVAMELMVPDLSNAGTNAPVTITIPTVKVTPPMVSRLGEILSHHKGNSEVRIKLQGARKTTVLRLDRHRVQPDPALFGDLKVLLGPSCLAG; via the coding sequence GTGTCAAAGCCGCCGTTCACGCACCTGCACGTCCACACCCAGTACTCGCTGCTGGACGGTGCCGCGCGGCTCAAGGACATGTTCAACGCCTGCAATGAAATGGGCATGACGCACATCGCCATGTCCGACCACGGCAACCTCCACGGGGCGTACGACTTCTTCCACACGGCGAAGAAGTCCGGGGTCGTCCCGATCATCGGGATCGAGGCGTACGTGGCCCCCGAGTCCCGGCGCAACAAGCGCAAGGTCCAGTGGGGCCAGCCGCACCAGAAACGGGACGACGTGTCCGGTTCGGGTGGTTACACCCACAAGACGATCTGGGCGTCGAACAGCACGGGCCTGCACAACCTCTTCAAGCTGTCCTCGGACGCGTACGCAGAGGGCTGGCTGCAGAAGTGGCCGCGCATGGACAAGGAGACGATCTCCCAGTGGTCGGAGGGGCTCATCGCCTCGACCGGCTGCCCTTCCGGCGAGCTCCAGACGCGCCTGCGCCTCGGCCAGTTCGACGAGGCCTTGAAGTCGGCCGCCGAGTACCAGGACATCTTCGGCAAGGACCGGTACTTCCTGGAGCTGATGGACCACGGCATCGAGATCGAGCGCCGGGTCCGCGACGGACTCCTGGAGATCGGCAAGAAGCTCGGCATCCCGCCCCTGGTGACGAACGACTCGCACTACACGTACGCGCACGAGGCGACGGCGCACGACGCCCTGCTGTGCATCCAGACCGGCAAGAACCTCTCGGACCCGGACCGCTTCCGCTTCGACGGCACGGGCTACTACCTCAAGACGACCGACGAGATGTACGCCGTCGACTCCTCGGACGCCTGGCAGGAGGGCTGCGCCAACACGCTCCTGGTCGCCGAGCAGATCGACACCACGGGCATGTTCGAGAAGCGCGACCTCATGCCGAAGTTCGACATCCCGGAGGGCTTCACCGAGGTCACCTGGTTCCAGGAGGAGGTCCGGGTCGGCATGGAGCGCCGCTACCCGGGCGGCGTCCCCGAGGACCGGCAGAAGCAGGCCGAGTACGAGATGGACATCATCATCCAGATGGGGTTCCCGGGGTACTTCCTGGTCGTCGCCGACTTCATCATGTGGGCGAAGAACAACGGCATCGCGGTCGGCCCCGGCCGAGGCTCCGCGGCCGGTTCGATCGTCGCGTACGCCATGGGCATCACCGACCTCGACCCGATCACGCACGGCCTGATCTTCGAGCGGTTCCTGAACCCCGAGCGCGTCTCCATGCCCGATGTCGACATCGACTTCGACGAGCGCAGGCGCGTCGAAGTGATCAGGTACGTGACCGAGAAGTACGGCGCCGACAAGGTCGCCATGATCGGCACCTACGGAAAGATCAAGGCCAAGAACGCGATCAAGGACTCCGCGCGCGTCCTCGGCTACCCGTACGCGATGGGCGACCGCCTCACCAAGGCGATGCCCGCCGACGTCCTCGGCAAGGGCATCGACCTGTCGGGCATCACCGACCCCGCCCACCCGCGCTACAGCGAGGCGGGCGAGATCCGGGGAATGTACGAGAACGAGCCGGACGTCAAGAAGGTCATCGACACCGCCAAGGGCGTCGAGGGCCTGGTCCGGCAGATGGGCGTGCACGCCGCAGGCGTCATCATGTCCAGCGAGCCCATCGTCGACCACGCCCCGATCTGGGTCCGGCACTCGGACGGCGTGACCATCACGCAGTGGGACTACCCGCAGTGCGAGTCGCTCGGCCTGTTGAAGATGGACTTCCTCGGCCTGCGCAACCTCACGATCATGGACGACGCCGTCAAGATGGTGAAGGCCAACAAGGGCATCGACCTGGAGATGCTCTCCCTGCCGCTGGACGACCCCAAGACGTACGAGATGCTCTGCCGCGGCGACACGCTCGGTGTGTTCCAGTTCGACGGCGGCCCGATGCGTTCGCTGCTGCGCCAGATGCAGCCCGACAACTTCGAGGACATTTCCGCCGTCTCGGCCCTGTACCGGCCGGGCCCGATGGGAATGAACTCGCACACGAACTACGCGGAGCGCAAGAACGGGCGCCAGGAGATCACTCCGATCCACCCGGAGCTCGAAGAGCCGCTGAAGGAGACCCTGGGTCTCACCTACGGCCTCATCGTGTACCAGGAGCAGGTGCAGAAGGCCGCCCAGATCATCGCCGGCTACTCGCTCGGCGAGGCCGACATCCTGCGCCGCGTGATGGGCAAGAAGAAGCCCGAGGAGCTGGAGAAGAACTTCGTCCTCTTCCAGGCCGGTGCCAAGAAGAAGGGCTTCTCCGACGCGGCGATCCAGGCCCTGTGGGACGTTCTGGTGCCGTTCGCCGGATACGCGTTCAACAAGGCGCACTCCTCCGCGTACGGCCTCGTCACCTACTGGACCGCCTACCTCAAGGCGAACTACCCGGCCGAGTACATGGCCGCGCTGCTCACGTCGGTGAAGGACGACAAGGACAAGTCCGCGGTCTATCTGAACGAATGCCGGCGCATGGGCATCAAGGTCCTCCCGCCGAATGTGAACGAGTCGGAACACAACTTCGCCGCCCAGGGCGACGACGTGATTCTCTTCGGCCTCTCCGCCGTCCGTAACGTCGGTACGAACGTGGTCGAGTCGATCATCCGCAGTCGCAAGGCGAAGGGGAAGTACGCCTCCTTCCCCGACTACCTCGACAAGGTCGAGGCCGCCGCCTGCAACAAGCGCACCACGGAATCGCTGATCAAGGCAGGCGCGTTCGACACGATGGGGCACACCCGCAAGGGCCTCACCGCACAGTACGAGCCGATGATCGACAACGTCGTGCAGGTCAAGCGCAAGGAGGCCGAGGGCCAGTTCGACCTCTTCGGCGGCATGGGCGAGGAGGACAGCAGCGAGCCGGGCTTCGGGCTCGACGTCGAATTCTCCGAGGACGAGTGGGAGAAGACCTATCTCCTCGCCCAGGAGCGCGAGATGCTCGGTCTCTACGTCTCCGACCACCCTCTGTTCGGCCTCGAACACGTGCTGTCCGACAAGGCCGACGCCGGCATCGGGCAGCTCACCGGCGGCGACTACTCGGACGGCTCGATCGTCACCATCGGCGGCATCATCTCGGGCCTCCAGCGCAAGATGACCAAGCAGGGCAACGCCTGGGCCATCGCGACCGTCGAGGACCTGGCCGGCTCCATCGAGTGCATGTTCTTCCCGGCGACGTATCAGCTGGTGTCGACCCAACTCGTCGAGGACGCCGTCGTGTTCGTCAAGGGCCGCCTCGACAAGCGCGAGGACGTGCCGCGCCTCGTCGCGATGGAACTCATGGTCCCCGACCTGTCGAACGCCGGGACCAACGCGCCCGTGACGATCACCATCCCCACGGTGAAGGTGACCCCGCCGATGGTCAGCAGGCTCGGCGAGATCCTCAGCCACCACAAGGGCAACAGCGAGGTGCGGATCAAGCTCCAAGGGGCCCGTAAGACAACGGTGCTGCGGCTCGACCGGCACCGCGTGCAGCCCGACCCCGCGCTCTTCGGCGACCTGAAGGTGCTGCTCGGGCCGTCCTGCCTGGCGGGCTGA
- a CDS encoding NYN domain-containing protein, translated as MDRCIVLVDAGYLLGAAASLLAGEPSRSRISVDHVALVQGLRERAESDTERPLLRIYWFDGAPDRVPQPEHRRLRVMPRVTVRLGALTRSDGRWAQKGVDAAMHAELTELARNRACSDIVLVTGDGDLLPGMMAAKEHGVAVHLWAVQAADGDYNQSEDLVAEADERRVLDRAWITKAVRAKEVGGICAPQPAPRPEIAAILSAPLPESALASAAGHSADLSDVPGGGGAPGGAGQGGAPVGDGVDHGVAAREGEGAGAVDERGGAGRGVPTPKDLAALRGPGAAPGLGVHPHVHPGQHPANATLRWSSDKGWVERPGVAGESADAASLPTLAQLTTAEQRWADREEDITTVGGDPFEVGQVFARRWMERLGDQVQLQKLSTMYPRVPHRIDGELLRYAARFGLLAHKDDQIDEHDRYAIRAGFWREVDVRSAAERVSAE; from the coding sequence GTGGACCGTTGCATCGTCCTGGTGGACGCCGGTTACCTGCTCGGGGCCGCCGCGAGTCTCCTCGCGGGGGAGCCGTCCCGGTCCCGGATCTCCGTCGATCATGTCGCCCTCGTCCAAGGACTGCGTGAGCGCGCCGAATCCGACACCGAGCGGCCACTTCTGCGGATCTACTGGTTCGACGGGGCGCCGGACAGGGTGCCCCAGCCCGAGCACCGCCGGCTCCGCGTGATGCCTCGCGTGACCGTGCGACTCGGTGCGCTCACCCGTAGCGACGGGCGCTGGGCGCAGAAGGGGGTCGACGCGGCGATGCACGCCGAGCTGACCGAACTCGCCCGTAACCGCGCCTGCTCCGACATCGTGCTCGTCACCGGCGACGGCGATCTGCTGCCCGGCATGATGGCCGCGAAGGAGCACGGGGTCGCCGTGCACCTGTGGGCCGTGCAGGCCGCCGACGGCGACTACAACCAGTCCGAGGACCTCGTCGCCGAGGCGGATGAGCGGCGTGTGCTCGACCGGGCCTGGATCACGAAAGCCGTGCGGGCCAAGGAGGTCGGCGGGATCTGTGCCCCGCAGCCCGCTCCGCGACCGGAGATCGCGGCGATTCTGTCGGCGCCCCTCCCTGAGTCGGCGCTCGCCTCCGCGGCGGGGCACTCCGCGGATCTCTCCGATGTGCCGGGAGGCGGTGGCGCTCCCGGCGGTGCCGGGCAGGGGGGTGCCCCGGTCGGTGACGGTGTCGATCACGGGGTGGCCGCGCGCGAGGGTGAGGGTGCGGGGGCCGTGGACGAGCGGGGTGGCGCGGGGAGGGGGGTCCCCACGCCCAAGGACCTTGCCGCCCTGCGCGGGCCCGGCGCCGCTCCTGGGCTTGGGGTGCATCCCCATGTTCATCCCGGGCAGCACCCCGCCAACGCCACCTTGCGGTGGTCGTCCGACAAGGGGTGGGTCGAGCGCCCCGGGGTCGCGGGGGAGTCGGCGGACGCGGCGTCCCTGCCGACGCTGGCCCAGCTGACCACCGCGGAGCAGCGGTGGGCCGACCGCGAGGAGGACATCACCACCGTCGGGGGTGATCCCTTCGAGGTGGGGCAGGTGTTCGCCCGGCGATGGATGGAGCGGCTGGGGGACCAGGTTCAGCTGCAGAAGCTGTCCACCATGTATCCGCGGGTGCCGCATCGCATCGACGGGGAGCTGCTGCGGTATGCCGCGCGGTTCGGGCTGCTCGCCCACAAGGACGATCAGATCGACGAGCACGATCGGTATGCGATTCGGGCCGGGTTCTGGCGCGAGGTCGATGTGCGTAGCGCTGCGGAGCGGGTGAGCGCGGAGTAG
- a CDS encoding ABC transporter ATP-binding protein — MSTRTAQAAPRGRRGDVVCVVRDLVRTYPATRGRRGAPGSAAVRATDGVSLEIRRGEIFGLLGPNGAGKSTLVRQLTGLMRPDSGSVGILGHDIVRYPERASRILAYLGQESSALDELTVSLAAETTGRLRGLDLRTARAERDAVVEELGLGAIASRPLKKLSGGQRRLACFAAALVGERPLLVLDEPTTGMDPVARRAVWAAVDRRRAESGATVVLVTHNVIEAETVLDRVAVLDRGRVIACDTPAGLKEKVAGEVRVELVWRERAPLDVPTVAALRASAVESGRRWSLRLGPDEARAAVAAVTGGPAFAALDDFSLTTPSLEDVYLALGGEAKGLVKS, encoded by the coding sequence GTGAGTACGCGCACGGCACAGGCGGCCCCCAGAGGGCGACGGGGAGACGTGGTGTGCGTCGTGCGGGATCTCGTGCGTACGTATCCCGCCACCCGAGGGCGTCGCGGAGCGCCCGGGAGCGCTGCGGTCCGGGCCACCGACGGGGTGTCCCTCGAGATCCGGCGCGGGGAGATCTTCGGGCTGCTCGGGCCCAACGGCGCCGGTAAGTCCACCCTCGTACGCCAGCTGACCGGGCTGATGCGGCCCGACAGCGGGAGCGTCGGGATTCTTGGGCACGACATCGTGCGCTACCCGGAGCGGGCCTCGCGGATTCTGGCATATCTGGGGCAGGAGTCGAGCGCTCTGGACGAGCTGACCGTGTCGCTCGCCGCCGAGACCACCGGGCGGCTGCGGGGGCTCGATCTGCGTACGGCCCGGGCCGAGCGGGACGCCGTGGTGGAGGAGTTGGGGCTCGGGGCGATCGCGTCGCGGCCGCTGAAGAAGCTTTCCGGCGGGCAGCGACGGCTTGCCTGCTTCGCTGCCGCGCTTGTGGGGGAGCGGCCGTTGCTGGTGCTCGATGAGCCGACCACGGGGATGGATCCTGTCGCCCGGCGGGCCGTGTGGGCCGCCGTCGACCGGCGGCGGGCCGAGAGTGGCGCCACCGTTGTGCTGGTCACCCATAACGTCATCGAGGCCGAGACCGTGCTCGATCGCGTCGCCGTGCTCGACCGCGGGCGCGTCATCGCCTGCGACACCCCGGCCGGACTGAAGGAGAAGGTCGCCGGCGAGGTGCGCGTCGAGCTCGTGTGGCGGGAGCGGGCGCCCCTGGACGTGCCCACCGTCGCCGCGCTGCGCGCCTCCGCCGTCGAGTCGGGGCGCCGCTGGTCGCTGCGGCTGGGCCCGGACGAGGCACGGGCCGCCGTCGCCGCCGTCACCGGCGGCCCCGCGTTCGCCGCGCTGGACGATTTCTCCCTGACCACGCCGAGCCTGGAAGATGTGTACCTGGCGCTCGGCGGCGAGGCCAAGGGGCTGGTGAAGTCGTGA
- a CDS encoding ABC transporter permease: MSVVPAEVLQGGARAGASGLSAEGDAVGELAPRARLLPSLAAVYRAQLSRARVARIPLLFVATFQSVGIMILMRGVVDGGREAQAVVAGSSVLVVAFVALNLLAQYFGQLRAAGGLDHYATLPVPPAAVVLGAAGAYASFTVPGTVVTAVVGCAMFQLPLAHLWVLAAVIPLAGAALSGLGAALGLLAPRPELATLLGQLGMSAALLLGVLPADRMPDVIQYARDLLPSTYGVEAFARTFGAHPDWGVVLLDLGVCAGVGVASLALATWAYRRAAVR; encoded by the coding sequence GTGAGTGTCGTACCCGCTGAGGTCCTTCAGGGCGGCGCCCGGGCGGGCGCGAGCGGGCTGAGCGCCGAGGGTGACGCCGTCGGCGAGCTCGCCCCGAGGGCCCGGCTGCTGCCGTCCCTGGCTGCCGTGTACCGCGCGCAGCTCTCGCGGGCGCGCGTCGCCAGGATCCCGCTGCTCTTCGTCGCCACGTTCCAGTCCGTCGGCATCATGATCCTGATGCGGGGCGTGGTGGACGGGGGCCGGGAGGCGCAGGCTGTCGTCGCCGGGTCGAGTGTTCTGGTCGTCGCGTTCGTTGCTCTCAATCTGCTCGCGCAGTATTTCGGGCAGTTGCGGGCCGCGGGCGGGCTCGATCACTACGCGACGCTGCCCGTGCCGCCCGCCGCCGTGGTGCTGGGCGCCGCCGGCGCGTACGCCTCCTTCACCGTGCCCGGGACCGTGGTCACCGCCGTCGTCGGCTGTGCCATGTTCCAGCTTCCGCTCGCGCACCTGTGGGTGCTCGCCGCCGTCATCCCGCTCGCCGGTGCCGCGCTCTCCGGGCTCGGCGCCGCGCTCGGGCTGCTCGCCCCGCGGCCCGAACTGGCCACGCTGCTCGGTCAGTTGGGCATGTCCGCGGCGCTCCTGCTCGGCGTCCTGCCGGCCGACCGCATGCCGGACGTCATCCAGTACGCGCGCGATCTGCTGCCGTCGACGTACGGTGTCGAGGCCTTCGCCCGCACCTTCGGAGCGCATCCGGACTGGGGCGTCGTGCTCCTCGATCTGGGCGTCTGCGCGGGTGTCGGCGTCGCCTCGCTGGCCCTCGCCACCTGGGCGTACCGCCGGGCGGCCGTCCGGTGA
- a CDS encoding AAA family ATPase, whose amino-acid sequence MTAPLTPRPQQPQHDPWQASGPAGAVPSHAHEHQEDGPGMRTELREAAAVTVALAVCGLLLGGLWMWLAPQVPLIADAQAVYLKDTEGEQAVGVDGTFTLLGLAFGVVSAVAVFLWRKRGGVPLVVALAVGGLLGGLLAWRFGIWLGPTQDVAAHAKEVGKGVTFDAPLELKAKGALLAWPLAAMIVHLGLTGLFGPRDPDPYFDTHYPQDTPPAP is encoded by the coding sequence GTGACCGCACCGCTGACGCCACGACCCCAGCAACCCCAGCACGACCCCTGGCAGGCCTCCGGGCCCGCGGGCGCTGTGCCGTCTCACGCTCACGAGCACCAGGAGGACGGGCCAGGGATGAGGACCGAGTTGCGGGAGGCCGCCGCCGTCACGGTCGCGCTGGCCGTCTGCGGGCTGCTTCTGGGCGGACTGTGGATGTGGCTCGCACCGCAGGTGCCGCTCATCGCGGACGCCCAGGCCGTGTACCTCAAGGACACCGAGGGCGAGCAGGCCGTCGGCGTCGACGGAACGTTCACGCTGCTGGGCCTCGCGTTCGGCGTCGTCAGCGCCGTCGCCGTGTTCCTGTGGCGCAAGCGCGGCGGCGTACCGCTCGTCGTCGCCCTGGCCGTCGGCGGACTTCTCGGCGGGCTCCTCGCGTGGCGGTTCGGGATCTGGCTCGGCCCCACGCAGGACGTGGCGGCCCACGCCAAGGAGGTCGGCAAGGGCGTCACGTTCGACGCGCCCCTGGAACTCAAGGCGAAGGGCGCGCTCCTCGCCTGGCCGCTCGCCGCGATGATCGTCCACCTCGGCCTGACCGGCCTGTTCGGGCCCCGCGATCCCGACCCGTACTTCGACACCCACTACCCGCAGGACACCCCTCCGGCGCCCTGA
- the ybaK gene encoding Cys-tRNA(Pro) deacylase — MAKKSKKQQSGGTPATVALTAAGTPFTTHAYEHDPAHPSYGDEAAEAMGVSPDRVFKTLVADVDGELTVAVVPVAGQLDLKALATAVGGKRAAMADPAAAERTTGYVRGGISPLGQRKKLRTVLDDSARAHDTICVSAGRRGLEVELAPTDLATLTSAVLAPIGRT; from the coding sequence TTGGCGAAGAAGTCCAAGAAACAGCAGTCCGGGGGAACGCCCGCGACCGTGGCGCTCACCGCCGCGGGTACGCCCTTCACGACCCACGCGTACGAGCACGACCCCGCCCATCCCTCGTACGGGGACGAGGCGGCGGAGGCCATGGGCGTCTCCCCCGACCGGGTGTTCAAGACGCTCGTCGCGGACGTGGACGGCGAGCTCACGGTCGCCGTCGTGCCGGTGGCGGGCCAGCTCGACCTGAAGGCCCTGGCGACGGCTGTCGGCGGCAAGCGGGCCGCGATGGCCGATCCGGCGGCGGCGGAGCGCACCACGGGCTATGTGCGGGGCGGCATCTCCCCGCTGGGCCAGCGCAAGAAGCTGCGTACGGTCCTGGACGACTCGGCGCGGGCACACGACACGATCTGTGTCTCGGCGGGCCGCCGCGGCCTGGAGGTGGAGCTGGCCCCCACGGACCTGGCCACGCTCACGTCAGCGGTGCTGGCCCCCATCGGCCGCACCTGA
- a CDS encoding LON peptidase substrate-binding domain-containing protein → MTTVRLPLFPLNSVLFPGLVLPLNVFEERYRAMMRDLLKTPSGGSEASGDPADSDEPRRFAVVAIRDGHEVAPSAPGMPDQAAKTAAEAGPAAGFGDDPIKALHGVGCIADAATIRERADGSFEVLATGTTRVKIHSVDASGAYLTAEVEELPEESGDEAGALAEGVLRAFRSYQKRLAGARERSLATGADLPDDPSVVSYLVAAAAVLDVPTKQRLLQAPDTASRLRDELKLLRAETAIIRNLPSLPAGDLTRQATSLN, encoded by the coding sequence GTGACCACCGTCCGGCTTCCGCTCTTTCCGCTCAACTCGGTGCTGTTCCCGGGGCTCGTGCTCCCGCTGAACGTGTTCGAGGAGCGCTATCGCGCCATGATGCGCGACCTGCTGAAGACCCCCTCCGGGGGTTCCGAGGCCTCCGGCGACCCCGCCGACTCCGACGAGCCGCGCCGGTTCGCCGTCGTGGCGATCCGCGACGGGCACGAGGTAGCGCCCAGCGCCCCCGGCATGCCGGACCAGGCGGCGAAGACCGCCGCCGAGGCGGGCCCCGCGGCCGGCTTCGGCGACGACCCGATCAAGGCCCTGCACGGCGTGGGCTGCATCGCCGACGCCGCGACGATCCGGGAGCGCGCCGACGGCAGCTTCGAGGTGCTCGCCACCGGCACGACCCGCGTGAAGATCCACTCGGTCGACGCGTCGGGTGCCTATCTGACCGCCGAGGTCGAGGAGCTGCCCGAGGAGTCCGGCGACGAGGCGGGCGCCCTCGCCGAAGGGGTGCTGCGCGCCTTCCGCTCCTACCAGAAGCGGCTCGCGGGCGCCCGTGAGCGCTCCCTGGCGACCGGCGCCGACCTGCCGGACGACCCGTCCGTCGTGTCGTACCTGGTGGCCGCGGCGGCCGTCCTCGACGTGCCGACCAAGCAGCGCCTCCTCCAGGCCCCGGACACGGCGTCGCGCCTGCGTGACGAGCTGAAACTCCTTCGCGCCGAGACGGCGATCATCCGTAATCTGCCGTCCTTGCCGGCCGGCGACCTGACCCGGCAGGCGACCAGCCTCAACTGA